Part of the Candidatus Binataceae bacterium genome is shown below.
GGCCTGCAACCAATCTGGTGGCGGAAAATACCCGTGGGATCACTTCGCAATGAACGATTAACGGCACTTTGTGCGGCACCGCCTCCTAAGGGCCAACCGCGGCAAGCGTCGTGGGTCTTGCGCTACTGCTCGCCGAAGGCCCAGGCGCGTATCAGATGATGGGCGATTGCGACCGGCGCCGGCAAGCCGATGCCGTCGGTCCGTTTGCCCGCGATCAAATCGCGCGCCAGCTCGCGCTCAAGCCAGCGCAACTCGCCCAGTTCCTTGCCGTCGGGCTTGACCTCGCGGCTTAGCGCCTTGGCGAAGCATCCGATCATCAGGGTGGAGGGAAAGGGCCAGGGCTGAGTGGCGTAGTAGCTGACCTCGCCGACCCGCAGCGAAGCTTCCTCCATCAACTCGCGCCGCACTGCCTCCTCGATCGTCTCGCCGGGCTCCATGAAGCCCGCCAGCGCGGAGAAACGGTTGGTGGCAAAGCGCAGGTTGCGGCCGACCAGGCAGGCGTTGCCCTCGATGGCGAGCATGATCACGACCGGGTCGACCCGGGGAAAATGTTCGCTCTCACATTTGCCGCACAACCGCCGGTAGCCGGCGTCCATCAACGTGGTCGGCGCACCGCAGCGCGGACAGAAGCCATGGCGCTGATGCCACTCGATCATCGCCTTGGCCTGCGCGATAATCGCGGCCTCGCCGGCGGATACGAGCTGGGCCGCGCTGCGCGCATCGCGGAAATGGCCCAGTCCGGCCAGCGGCCCTTGCTGGCTGGGCTCCTGGGCCGCGGAAATATCGAGGGCGAAAAGCGCTCGCTCGCCGTCCAGGCCGAGAAAAACCCAGGGCGCTTGCGGGTCGGCCAGGCCTTCGATGAGTTGCGGCGCCACCAACCCCAGGCTGGGATCGGCCGCTCCTTGTGCTCCGCGTAAAAACAGATCGAGGCGCCACAGCGGTAAAATCAGGGAGGAAGGGTCGCGCCGTTTGGACTCAATCCAGGCGTTATCGGTGCGCTTGTCGCTGGCGCGGTCCAGTGGACTGCCAGAAAACGGAA
Proteins encoded:
- the nudC gene encoding NAD(+) diphosphatase, with the translated sequence MIPFSGSPLDRASDKRTDNAWIESKRRDPSSLILPLWRLDLFLRGAQGAADPSLGLVAPQLIEGLADPQAPWVFLGLDGERALFALDISAAQEPSQQGPLAGLGHFRDARSAAQLVSAGEAAIIAQAKAMIEWHQRHGFCPRCGAPTTLMDAGYRRLCGKCESEHFPRVDPVVIMLAIEGNACLVGRNLRFATNRFSALAGFMEPGETIEEAVRRELMEEASLRVGEVSYYATQPWPFPSTLMIGCFAKALSREVKPDGKELGELRWLERELARDLIAGKRTDGIGLPAPVAIAHHLIRAWAFGEQ